Sequence from the Phoenix dactylifera cultivar Barhee BC4 unplaced genomic scaffold, palm_55x_up_171113_PBpolish2nd_filt_p 001054F, whole genome shotgun sequence genome:
tcctaggaatcttcttcccagaaatcatatttataggaggaaaaatgctttccgcgaaccaaacgagccctttaaGTAAAGAACATCCTTTGAACTTGTTGACATTGATCTAGAAATATAGTTTTATGTTAAAGTGTATGATGGAATGAGCAAAAATCACGTTGATAATTAACGAGCAAAGTTATTGCACTTCTGGTAACTTTTTCCCATAATACCTCTTCCTATTTAGTGTTATAAGTGCAATAAGGATAATCCTTCACCTACTACTTGTTATGGAACTGAGCTGTTGTTCATACACCTGTGGTGACAACCAATGGGAAAAAGGACATAATAGTGCTGATTGTATGTGTACCATATAGCTAATATTGATTACTAACACATCCAACACATAGTAGTTATAAACCCTCCTTGTCCTAATGTCAAGCAAAAAGAGAAAGGTAATGGTAGACCACGATATGAAATACCAACTAGGAAGGAGTAATACAGAATGTCCACCTAATAACATGCCAATCGAACAAGTTGCAACATTTATTAAGTGCGAGGTTCCGAACCCAATATCTTGCCattatatgatgaatgaagctAAGATAAATCAAGGTTTTACCTACTGTTTTGGTAACTAGCTGGTACACCCTGTACTGAGTGTTGGTATGATACATGCCTTGGGTCCGACACTTGGTATGGAGGGTGTACTAGATAATGGTTCCCTACCAGCTGATATGGCTTGGTATAGAAAACCTTGTGATAAATCTCCAGAAAACCTGTGAGGTTATGTTATCTGTGCTTCCCATAAATCAACATTATTCAGTATATTTGATTGCACAAAAAATGCTTATGGTGTTAATTTGAACATTATTGTGCAATCTATGAAAGATCTTAcaacactttttttttaaaaaaaatctggctTGTCTTTGTGCAGCTAATGACAGCCACGACTTGTCTATTATTTAGCTAGGCCTGAATATCATAGCTCTTGTAATGTGTCCTCATGCCTTGAGATGGTGTCTTCCTAGCTGGGTTAGAGGATTTGGATCTAGTTGGTCCACATGCAACTGATAGTCATATgccaaaaataacaaaaatatatgaaaagaaGACTATTTTTTGGTTTCAGATGCATTCAAAATAGACTGTGAACAAATGTATTGTTGTTTACTACTTTCTAACTTTTTATTGTATTTATTTGGCACTTGCAGTACTTAAATTGTATTGAGGTTACTCATTTTATGCCTGCAAAATTTGAATTGAACTGACATATATTTTCTTACTTATATTTTGTAGAATGACATTATAAAAATTCGGAAAGTTTATGATGCATTCTTGGCCGAATTTCCTTTGTGTTATGGATACTGGAAAAAATATGCTGATCATGAGGGACGTCTGGACAGTGTCGACAAAGTTGTGGAGGTGTATGAACGGGCTGTCCTGGCAGTGACATATTCTGTGGAAATTTGGTTGCATTACTGTACGTTTGCAATATCAACATATGAAGATTTGGATACTATTCGAAGGTAATAGTCAAACAATCTTCCCCTCTAGTGTattatatacatttttttttcttggtgggACTTTTCATTGTGATTGGATACTAGTCATGGGTTTTTTGTGTTCTTACAAACTTATGGCATGAAATAGTGATAGCCACATGCATGGAGGAAAGGTTTGCTGCGGATGCACTTTAGAAACTCTTTTCTAATGTGCCAACCGTTGACTTAAGTCTTCTTGGTCTAACTCTTTTCATTTTAGTAGTCAGTACTTGCATCGCTATGCCTTCTTGTCCCTCCTCCCTGTATTTTATTCCGAAGGTCACTATAGTGGCAATGTAGTTCAAGAATTACTGCTTCTTTAAATTTGACACTCTTGAGGCTATCATTTGGTGCACTACTATTCAAGTGGTGCTCGGAAGATCATGCTCAGTTTTGGGCTAAGATGGCCCTTATGATCCCCTCCATTTATGGGCATGATATGAATATTTCAGGAAGGTAAATACAGTGTATTTGTGCCAACTTCGGAAGTGCCATCTGCTTTTGAAAAAAATCCATGCTATTAAAAATCTAAATCTCCTATTCATGCATGGACATGAATGCTTACTATAACTTCTTTgcatgttttttttgtttttcaggcTGTTTGAACGTGGATTGGCATATGTTGGAACAGATTATGGGTCGCACATTTTGTGGGACGAGTACATCAGATATGAAGAGTCTCATCAAGCATGGAGTCATCTGGCCATGATTTATACAAGAATACTTGAGCATCCTATACAACAACTGGATCGTTATTATTATTGGTCATTACTCTTTTCATTGAACTGTTTTCATTTTCTACTTTGATATGCAAATTAAATAATGTGGCAATCTTGGTTGAGCTTAAGCTTTTTCTATAAGATTCGCTTATACATTGTTGTCTACACCTGTATTATTGATACTAAAATGGCTGCTGCTATGTTATTGCAGAAACCTTTCTTTATGTTTGTGTAAGATATTTGCTTTGTCCCAAATGACTTATTATGTTTGAAAAGGTTGAATGTTCCATTTTTATGTTCTTGTGAACGGTGTCACTTCTATAAACCTTGATAGTCATGCAATATTCAATATGCACTTTCATGTTGTGCTGCAATGAATTTAATAATACtgtcataaatataataatatggtATCAAGTTTTTGGTAAAATATGtgaatattgatgattgaacaTAAAAGAAAGATGGAAAGAGTAGCAGTTAATAACAAGGAGGTCCATTCATAACTTTGTAAGAATGCATGTATCAGAAAGTTAAACCTCAAATGATCAAACTTATGAAGACATATTATTGAGTGGTGCAGTTTGTACTTTGGGGATGAATTTGGCCTCTATATGAGGTAAGATTACACTCGTGAGTGACATTAGGTGATGGATTTTAATGACTTAATCATTTGATGAGCACGCCTATTCTTGTTCCCATCTGTTAAACCGCATCCATGTTCCTATGTCTGACATGGTTGGGTTATGATGTACCAAAGGTTTGCCTGTAGGTATAAGTGATAGATGTTGATAAAACACTGATGTAATAGTTTTGAGAATAAATGTATAACTAACAAATTTCTGAGTGGAAAAAACACATGCTCTTTTAAAGGACCAGCAAATTTCTCAATGAATCAACTCCCAGGATGTTGCCAGTGATCTGTCATGATGTTGATGAGTTTGGGCAAATGGTTCTTTTGTTTAATGATGTTATTATCCTCTCATCGATTGTGCTAATGCCCTATTATCTGGTTGATGTGGCTCTATATCCTTAATGTGCTCTACTTATCTACAATGAGATGCATATTTACTTTGCTTCAAAAGTAAACACAATCATTGCTATGTTGATGCCATGGTTGCATACTGAAACATCCTCAAACTGCTGAGATGTGATACTTGAGGAAACATCTTGATGTGAATTTTGGAGTCAGTAGGAGAAAAAAGGAGGGAAGCATGAAATTCCTCATCCAAGAAAAGGTATAAAGGTATCTGACTAGCGAAATACCCCTCCTATATGTctggaaaatataaaaataatagtaaaaaataagtaagatagttaacaGTAAAAAGTGATTTGACAGAGTTAGATTTAACCTTATTTGCACCAAATGGATTTTTAAATTTGACAACAAATTGTTTAAGAAAGTAGGCTTAGCCTTTTAAACTTAGAGCAGACTTGGACACATTTCAAACTTAAACATACCTTTGCTTTGACTAGTAAGATATGAATAAAAATCTCAACCTCAAAGTTAGTTTTGGGTTGTACTAGGTCAAGAAAGAATTGAACATGACCTAACCATCTTAAAGGCCTACATTGGATTTAAATATACTATATTTTAGATTAACCATCTTGACCCATCCTCATGTGTGCAATTTTTAGTAGGTTTGACCACTATATGAACCATTTCTTGAaatcatttttttgaaaatgtGGTAGTTGTTTGGAACCTTCTAATCTGCAGTCTGTTGCTATTGGCATTTCAGTTTTAAGGAGTTGGCTGCTAGTCGACATTTATCTGAAATACGGACTCCTGAAGAAGCTGCTATGGCAGCTGCCACTGCTGAGACTGGTGGCCAGAGTCTTGAGGGTGAGGTTCGTCCTGATGGTGTAGAGCAATCTCCAAAGCCTGTAAGTGCAGGTTTAACTGAGGCAGAGGAGTTGGAGAAGTATATTGCAATTAGGGAAGAGATGTATAAGAAAGCTAAAGAGTTCGAAACTAAGATCATTGGTTTTGAAACAGCTATTAGAAGGCCATACTTCCATGTCAGGCCTCTTGATGATCCAGAGCTTGAAAACTGGCACACCTATCTGGATTTTATCGAGAGAGGAGATGACTTTAACAAGGTACAAAACTGTTtctgttttgagttttgatttGTAATTTTCAAACTTGTTAATTTTTGTATACTTCTGCTTCGAATGGTTATGAACTTACAGTTCAGTCATATTGGCTGCATTGTATGCTTTAATGGCTAGTATGTTCGATGAAGCTTTTAAAATGGGATAGTGAACTGAGGATAAAGCGTGGGCTTGTTGTTTGGTTTCTATGAGGCTAAGTACTTCAAACCCTCATTTGTCAGTCGACGTTCTGGGTTCATGATACATGTTGCacaatatttgtttttttaaaattcgAATCTCATATATGCAGGTGTTTGCTTATTGCTTACCCACTTAACCATCTATCTATCAGGCAAGGATGGTCCCTTCTTTCATATTGAGGGGCCTCCCTTATCAGCTAATGGAGTACTCCTTGTTCACTTCTCTTTGTTGCAATAACATTTTCCTCTTAAGTTGAattgatttttttccttttatttccttctttttctttgatacCGTCTGTATGCTATTTCAGGTTGTTAAGTTGTATGAAAGGTGTCTAATTGCTTGTGCCAATTATCCGGAGTTCTGGATCCGTTATGTGTTATGCATGGAAGCGAGTGGAAGCATGGAGCTTGCAAATAATGCTCTTGCTCGGGCTACTCAAGTCTTTGTGAAAGTATGATTCAGTTTTTCGTGGTTCTGTTCTTCTTCCATGtttgttttttgaattaaccacAGTATGTACATATCTGTGGTGAATGATATATGTTAAGTATGACTTTCCGCCCATGATTTATTAATTCGCTTTGCTTGTAACAATATGTGATTGCAATAACAAAAAGTTAGTTCTTCTCAGATAAACTTTTGCTGAATTTTGCAATTTAAAACATCCATGTCCTTTGTGACAGACTCCTCAAAATACCCCggttattttctaaattttgttATGGGCTACCTATCTGACACTACTGATTTCTGCTTTATATGATGCTGTGTTTTAAACATGAACATGCTATGATGGCAAAATTATGTTAATAAGTATGTAGATTAGCATGAATCTGTCTTTTGTAATGTTTCCGGAATCTTTGATTATACTATTTTCATACATATTCTTGCCATTGCATGAAGATATAATCAATAATAGGTTTGCTATACTATTTTCAGCGATGGTCAACATTGAGTTCTACGGGATGTATTTTCTATGATCAAGAATATTGGCATTTTTGTTTAGTTAATATAAGTATTGGTGAATTTTGGTATCAAGTTTAGCATTTAAACTTCTCCTATGCTCATTAATCAACTGTATATGTTCTATAAGCTAATTACACCATATTCATTTATTACTTGTGTAAAATGATGTGAGGCTTATTCCTTATCATTGGTGTAAGCCcacatttgaaaatatttttgtcaCCTATTACTACTCCTAACTCTTGACATTGCTCCAGGACACGTCTCAATGATATCAATATACCGTTTATGCACATCTTTCCTTCTTAAAGCCTACCAGGATTCATTTCATATTGGGTTTCTCTTTAACATTTGATTGTCAACCCACATTAACCCTGCACCTTTTTCATGGCTTGAGACCCACTTTTGCGCTGTTCAAATACGTAATTCATCTGAAGTTGCTGACATTTAGAACCACTTACATGTCTACTAGGCATAATACCATCTTTGTACAATACTGTAAATTATGATTATCTAGCATAATCCTAAATTTCAATTGCAGTATCGAATATTACTTCCTAGAAAGTGTGGTAAGATTTTTAAAGTTAATATCCATAATATCTTAAATTGGCAAGTTCagataaaaaaatatgacaatgaGGATGGtagtttacctttttttttttaaaaaaaaaaattaactggCAAATACTAATATTTGTCATTTTGTTTTCCTTCCATAATGCTTACCAgtcatcaaatttatttttaacaGAAGCAACCAGAGATTCACCTTTTTGCTGCTAGATTTATGGAACTAAGTGGAGATGTTATGGGAGCTCGTACAGAGTTTCAGCTTCTGTATTCTGAAATTTCACCTGGTCTGTTGGAAGCCGTTGTTAAACATGCAAACATGGAAAATCGACTGGTACTTATCACAATGGCCTTCAAAACGTATACTGATTATACATGGACCAAGATATTTGGCTAAGTTTCTCATGATTCTGCAGGGAGACAAGGATGCTGCATTCTCTATATATGAGAAGGCTATCGCTGCCGAACGGGAAAAAGAGCAGTCTCAAATATTGCCAATGTTGCTTGCACAGCATTCGCGATTTGCATATCTGGTAAGATTCTCGCTGTCAAAATCTGTGTTGTTTAGACATTAGGACATTCATAATACTAATGTAAAGTTTAGAGCTAAACCTtggttattcttttcaaacctaTAGGAAAATGGGTATCTTTATGCACGCTAGAAAAAACTAAATTTGTATAGCTTTGCCTCAATGTTCGCTTACAGtggtttttaaaatattatccaAGTTAAGACATCTGCCTAAAATATTCTATATCTTTCAAAAAATATTGCTGGCTGAATGTGCTTGCAAATTTTAGCCAATCTTTTTGTCAGTGTATGACTGCAGCACTTGAATGTAATCCGTTAGTCATTTAATAGTTAACCATTAAATGATGCAAAGGTTAATAAATAACTTGGAATTGACCATTTTGATATTATCCATTTTCATGATATACCCGATAAATCTATTCTGCTCTATGAGTTCATGAAGTCTCCATACATGGCTCCATGctgttatttttgaattttcttgtaggttgttggtaatgcAGAAAAGGCTTGGGAAATTTTAGCTGGATCTCTTGAGCATATTCAACCATCCAAACCTCTTCTCGAGGTTTGTCTCCCTCAACTTTCTGCTATGCATCTTATCCAGCTGACAAATttcttaatatatattttcataGTTACGATGTTGAGGATTTTCATCTGACTTGTGCAGGTTATCATCCATCTGGAGTCGATCCAGCCATCTCCAAAGCATGTTGATTATTTGGATTCATTGGTGGAGAAGTTCATTATGCCCAATCCTGAAAATCCCTACATGGCTAGCACCACTGACAGAGAAGAGATATCTAGCATATTTTTGGAGGTAGTTACTTGAAACAGTTAAGTTTTGCCTATTATCATGATAGACAGTAATCAATAGCTTCAAAATGGTAAAGAGTTAAATTTCTGATGGCTGATTTAGTGTTCTTGGCAGATTATGGAAGTTCCCATGTATTTGTTGCTTCCACAGGTTAGAGTATATGTTACAGTTGAGTTATAATTGTCTATAGTCCACATGTACTGACTTAAAAAAAGATTCATAGCTGCAACCTTTTCCCTTGGCGAGGGTTGTCTTGGGCTCCGATGCCCTGTCCGTCATATAAATGGTGATACAGGCCTCTAGGCAACCACCGTAACTACTACATTGATTAGAAGTGGGTTTATCACCATAATGATTAAGTTACATGTTGTAGTTTGATTGTTGGCATACTGTCCCTTGGGGTCTTGATGAATGTAAACAGTACTCAGAATAGATGTCAAAAGATATTATTGATCTTTAGTAAGAACTCTGAGAATGACCTATAAATTACTATTTTTCTTGGTTTCATCTTCCCATGTTCTATGCTGTGAGTTGATTCAACATTCCTTTTTCCTGCTACTACCATTTCTCTTTTGCAGTTATCGAGATGGATTCTGTTTTGACTGCTAGGAAGAATCTTTTCTGGGAGATTTATACTTGTTGGTTATATCTATTTAATTTTGTCCTGCATATTACATTGGATTAATTATTTGtattttttgttttagtttttgGATCTCTTTGGAGATGCGCAGTCGATTAAAAGGGCTGAAAATAGGCATGCTATGCTGTTTCTACGTCAGAAGAGCATGTTGACATCAAAAAAACGAAATGCTGAAGATTTCCTTACCTCAGACAAGGCTAAAATAGCAAAGACTTATCCAGAACCAGGTCAATCAGTTATGGGAGCATACCCAAATGCACAGATTCAGTGGCCTGCTGGTTATGGACAAAAAGCTCCAGCATGGCCACAGACTTCTCAGTCACAAGGGCAGCAGTGGAATCCTGGATATGCACCACAGGTAGATTATAATTAATCCCTGTAAAATCTCTTAAGAATTTTGGTGAACTAATTTTATCATGTAATACCTCTTTGGCTAGTGGAGATGGATGCTGCTAtggtggacaataaagtccttATCACTTATTATCTTTTAATTCTTGCCCTCATTTGGACCTCCGCATACTTTGAGCATTTGTGGATTCATTTCATGCATATATCACACCTTTTATTGAATagcaattttatatttttaatgatttcTGAAGTAGccctttattttattcttgttcaatgaagatctgtaaagcagaTCCTGAATAGTTGGGACAAGGCTTGTTGTTTACGGTTATATATATCTCTGAGTATGATAATGGCACCAGAAGCCATAGTCTTGGGATTGAAGTCAAATTGATAGTGTTTGGCCATATTGTTAttctttatgtttttaattaactttaatcatattttattgttaATATAGCTAATTTATGTTAATGGTACATAATTTCTATTTGGCCTTTGCTAAGTGCATTAACATGCATATTGTCTTGGATATGCTGTTTTATAATCTGCATTTTCTTGCTCTTTTTGTCTTTGTTAGCCTGGGTATGCTGCTTATGGAGGTTATGCTAATTATGGCCAACCACAAATGCCCACATCAGCTCCTCAGAATGCTTCTTATGGTGCATATCCTTCCCCATATGCAGTCCAGGTACAGAggcttttcaatttttttatgaaaaatgtGTTTGGGAACATCTTACATCCATCTAAATTTGATTTTGTTAGCTCTATCTTTGGTTGCTGTTGTAACTCAGTCATGTTTACAACCTATGGAGCAATCTAATCGTTACAGATACCTAAAGATTCTTCACATTAATATTGGTTCTGTGATTTATAttcttgagtatatcttttcCTGTAACAGAATGTTGACCTTTGGTGCACATATTACTTTGGTCTCAGATTGGGTCTTTTCTCATGTTTCATTCATCTATACAGAGTTCGCAGATGCTGTTATTCTTTTGTGGTTGGCAGCTGGCtcatgttataaataaaatttaaaaacacCTGGCAGATAGTAATTttgttgatatatttgcttactCCCAGCCACATGCTCACTAAGGACTTATTGTTGGTTTAATTTCTAGTATGAAGCCAGAATATGCTTAAGAATAGCGGATTTCAAAAACATGATATATTTGTTCTGTTTAGAGTCTTTAGACTGATTttatctcctctctttttttcctgtAATATAGTGCCTAGGAGTATAGTAAGGattaattttctgcatttatcaGAATTGTTgccttttcttccatttttcctAGCAAGGTATCTTAAACCTTGATAGTGTATATTGTTAGGGACATTGTAATTGGagaaagaacatcttcaatctaGTCACTTGTTAACGCTGCCATTAAGTCTTTAATCATGGCCTCTCATCAATGTAAGTGTTCCTGCAGATATTGTGCTACTTAAGATGACTAATGGTTTCCATCTATAATAACTCTGTTAATTCAGGGTCTTGAAATTGTATATCTTTTATAGAGTTGTCACTCCAACCAGCAAACCTGACACCCAACCCAGATGTGACCTGACCATGACCCGGACAAGATAATGAATGGGTTGGGTATGGTTGCAAAGTTTGATCCACTAGAACTTTCAGGTTGGGCTCTTTTGCCCCCAAGTTCAACTCTAACACGTATAATTACCCAGTTTACTATGTACACACAAATATAATGTTATTTATAACCATTTTATAACGTTTGAATTTCTAAACTCCTAGCATATAGGACTTCGCTCTGGATTGAAGCAGCATAATGAATAAAAGGTAATGATATGTTAGAACATGTTTGGGTGTTTATACTTGACTTTCATTGTTATATAATTAATCATTAAATGCTTGTTCATGATTTTTAATTTTGTAGAGTGTATTGGATGTTTCATTGATAAACTTCTCAAATCATGGGTTTTTTAGCTTGATTAACTCTTCAAGATATAATTTTTGATACCCGATTGGTACCCAAACCTGATCTCCGTCCTACCTGAATCTGATGCAATTTTTATTACCCAAACCTGAACACGATCTGATTCTTTAGTGGATCGGGTGTGAAACAGAAGTTAGATTTAGgtacccgacccaacccgatctgAACCAATAGCACCCATAATCTGTGATTTGAGTTTTGAaccagaacaaaaaaaaaaagaaaaagaaattgtagTGTTTCTTATCCATCTTTCTTCTTACATGTGGTTTTTTAGCAGTAATTTTGTGTAGAATCTGTTTTGCTGCTATCTAGCATATTACTTGAAATCTGAGCATATTACTTGGGGTATTCTtatgtgttgctggtggtcttTTAGCCAACTCCATGAATTTGAGGATCAAGTAGGCGATTTTAATGTTCTCAGTGAATGATTTCTGAAATTGTTAGAATTTTGCTTGCATTTACTAAAAAGATTCTTGCTTACAAATGCCTTTTTTCTAGCTTAATCAGTCTGTTTGTACTGTTATCCTGTTTTAGGCTGCCATATTTTGGCTGATAGCTGGTTCTGTTGCTTCCCTTTCTGATTGGTTTGACCATTTTCCAGAGTTCCTGAAAATAGTTAGCGTAGCCTGAAATATTAGGTTGACAAGTTCAGTTTTGTGCTTCCTGCTTTGGAATTCCCTGATTGGCACTGTTTTAGGATCATACCACTTCTTAGAATAGCTTAAAGTCCACTCAGATCATTTTTTGCCTCGCTTTTCACCTTGCTTGTAATTTTGCAGTTTCTATTACTGGATAATATCTCATTTTAATGGTTGTTGAGATCACACAGCTTACCTACTAATATGAATAGCTGGTCTGACAAAGTCTCGATATGACTTTATGGTTTATGGTAGGCTTATCCACAACAAACATATGCCCAAGCTGCACCAGCAGCACCAGCAGCGGCAGCAACTGCATTTCCTCAGCAACAAGCTCCCACCCAACCATATTATGGCAGTTACTACTGATTTGGTACATGTTTTCAAGAACAACTAATGCTGTTTTGTATAATAGGTGAGGCCTTTGCTCCTACCTTTTTCCTCTGTCGTAATGGTCATATCTTTCTTTTGATAACAATTCAGATtcatttattattaaagaaaaacaacagtTATCAGGTAACGTTTTAGCTGTGTTTATGCTCCAAGACAAAGGAGcatagtgtgtgtgtgtgtgtgttggggtTTGGGGGGCGGTTCTCTTTCCCGAGACTTGGAACATATTTAACCAATTTGGTGGCAGGTAGCCTCGTGAAACCTGAACTGATCTGACTGTGTATCCCCGCTGCTCTTTGGTGATCACATTGAATGCTGCACGCCTTCAAAGCCTGCTTTGATCCAGCTCTGGTTGTGGACGTGATGCAGAAGGTGACAAGTTGTCGTTGTTGAGGTTGTCGGTACCCACTGCATGAAGAGACCAACAATGTGTCATCTGGATTTCTACCGTTACGGTTTGATTTTCACGTTGATCTTCTGAGATGGATGGCCATTTGCAGAGATAAAGGGTTCCTGTTTGAATACACACAACCCGTTAATTGGGGGAACCAACTGTAGCCGTGTCATATGAGCGCACCAGCCAATATGTGCCCTTGTTTTTTAACTGTTTAGGCAGTCATGTAAACATGATTATCATAATATGGTTCTCAGGAAAACGCAATTTTGTGCAGGATtttgatatataaatatttagcaATAGCCACTTCACTGTACTCCCTCTCCTATGCTCATGCTTACACACTAGTACTGGACAATGGTGACGGTTTTCTTCAGCATTTGCAACAAAGGGGTGGTAAGTGCTCTCTCGCTAACAGATGCGAATCTCTTAACTGCTCTAAAACCGTTGGAAGCATCATGCAGaatagtcctttttttttttttaatgaacagtatttttttttccccatctATTTGGTTCATCTCCGCAATGCgaagcctttttcttcttctcctcctgctGAGCCTCCTGCTCTTCCTCCTCCGAGTCTGAATCCACTGCATTGGCAGCAGCCACATCCtcccccacactaccagcagaATCTTGAAGTTCTTGAAGGCTGAACTTCTCGAAAACATTCTTGCATCCCTGGGAAAGCTTTCTTGTACCTTCTCGGTTGTGATCGGCGTTCTTCTTCCCGGCCTTAGGGTGGAACGGAACGAagccttgttcttcttcttctgcttcctcTATCTCCCGCCGCCGCTCGCTTCTTCTTCTTGGCCGGCGTCACAGCGGATCCTTTGTTGCTGAGAGTCTCCACCTTCGGGAAGCAGTTGGGGTAGGGGGTCCCTGTGGCTGCTTCGGCGAAAGCCATGGTCGCAGTGGAGAGCACTCTCTCCGGTAAAAACGAAACAAATGACATCTcgttttctctctttcctcatcttttcttcccttttatcCCCTAGACATTCTTCCTCCCTCGTTATGATTCAgtttgggctcgagctcggcacCATCTTCCATCCTTCCTCCTTGCTCCCTTTCCTGAAATCTTCTCGTTCGATTTCGTCTGAGACCTAAACTCGGAGGAGATGGACTTTCTTCAAGATGGCTAATCTGGAGAGGACATCGAGCTCTTAACCTATATTTAAGAGGGGTGCCCATGTGGCTTTctagaaaaagcaaaaaaaaagggggggcgACCCTCTCAATCTAAACCACCTGTATTGATAATTCTGACCACCCAAGAAACCAGCTGGAATGATGAAACACTAGCATATAACTtgcattttaaaaaaatagtaataatatgAGACCAAACCCCTCTCTCATGGATTAGTCTTTTTTAACTTTCTAATATTGCATGTAAATTTTTGCTTTCGAAATCTTGAGCATCTatttccataaattataa
This genomic interval carries:
- the LOC120103683 gene encoding pre-mRNA-processing factor 39-like isoform X1 yields the protein MEDSQSVVSQASNAADYVSTGHVPAEYPMTDSAALSGGENLVSSAPTAATDCALSDGTNPDDRNMYSQDPNSVAQSATYGITYESKPDGGAAVASENAIGHETVASISTHTTGYDSMNGGAGEMASYQPTGVIENGDLSNAVGGTVVQQPYEDVVYTAEEERLWNMVRDNCLDFNSWTALIDETEKVAENDIIKIRKVYDAFLAEFPLCYGYWKKYADHEGRLDSVDKVVEVYERAVLAVTYSVEIWLHYCTFAISTYEDLDTIRRLFERGLAYVGTDYGSHILWDEYIRYEESHQAWSHLAMIYTRILEHPIQQLDRYYYCFKELAASRHLSEIRTPEEAAMAAATAETGGQSLEGEVRPDGVEQSPKPVSAGLTEAEELEKYIAIREEMYKKAKEFETKIIGFETAIRRPYFHVRPLDDPELENWHTYLDFIERGDDFNKVVKLYERCLIACANYPEFWIRYVLCMEASGSMELANNALARATQVFVKKQPEIHLFAARFMELSGDVMGARTEFQLLYSEISPGLLEAVVKHANMENRLGDKDAAFSIYEKAIAAEREKEQSQILPMLLAQHSRFAYLVVGNAEKAWEILAGSLEHIQPSKPLLEVIIHLESIQPSPKHVDYLDSLVEKFIMPNPENPYMASTTDREEISSIFLEFLDLFGDAQSIKRAENRHAMLFLRQKSMLTSKKRNAEDFLTSDKAKIAKTYPEPGQSVMGAYPNAQIQWPAGYGQKAPAWPQTSQSQGQQWNPGYAPQPGYAAYGGYANYGQPQMPTSAPQNASYGAYPSPYAVQAYPQQTYAQAAPAAPAAAATAFPQQQAPTQPYYGSYY
- the LOC120103683 gene encoding pre-mRNA-processing factor 39-like isoform X2; this encodes MNGGAGEMASYQPTGVIENGDLSNAVGGTVVQQPYEDVVYTAEEERLWNMVRDNCLDFNSWTALIDETEKVAENDIIKIRKVYDAFLAEFPLCYGYWKKYADHEGRLDSVDKVVEVYERAVLAVTYSVEIWLHYCTFAISTYEDLDTIRRLFERGLAYVGTDYGSHILWDEYIRYEESHQAWSHLAMIYTRILEHPIQQLDRYYYCFKELAASRHLSEIRTPEEAAMAAATAETGGQSLEGEVRPDGVEQSPKPVSAGLTEAEELEKYIAIREEMYKKAKEFETKIIGFETAIRRPYFHVRPLDDPELENWHTYLDFIERGDDFNKVVKLYERCLIACANYPEFWIRYVLCMEASGSMELANNALARATQVFVKKQPEIHLFAARFMELSGDVMGARTEFQLLYSEISPGLLEAVVKHANMENRLGDKDAAFSIYEKAIAAEREKEQSQILPMLLAQHSRFAYLVVGNAEKAWEILAGSLEHIQPSKPLLEVIIHLESIQPSPKHVDYLDSLVEKFIMPNPENPYMASTTDREEISSIFLEFLDLFGDAQSIKRAENRHAMLFLRQKSMLTSKKRNAEDFLTSDKAKIAKTYPEPGQSVMGAYPNAQIQWPAGYGQKAPAWPQTSQSQGQQWNPGYAPQPGYAAYGGYANYGQPQMPTSAPQNASYGAYPSPYAVQAYPQQTYAQAAPAAPAAAATAFPQQQAPTQPYYGSYY